A part of Aegilops tauschii subsp. strangulata cultivar AL8/78 chromosome 2, Aet v6.0, whole genome shotgun sequence genomic DNA contains:
- the LOC109743683 gene encoding uncharacterized protein isoform X1: MDAFAPAPKEGWLCSTQSPRPRPFARPVPNPDGTRSIPKRRPSHGSFSAGGRRRPSRAQPRGRAATAEASLGSTGVVARPPATRRSLLPIPTAFCSTSRVRLTPSASLPSRRNFEGYIPRSCSRSSLQIYTTRSSPLSLSPSSALMVSAQLPPADVEQRSEEWFALRKDKLTTSTFSTALGFWAGNRRSELWSEKVFGPTDVKLADAAMAAMAWGTNHESMAVGQYTSITGRSVGSLGFAVHTEAKLGWLGASPDGVLGCDPDGGILEVKCPYNKGKPELALPWRIVPYYYMPQVQGLMEIMGRDWVDLYCWTPNGSSLFRVPRDRAYWELIHDVLREFWWGNVMPSRELVLLGKDAEARSFEPQPKHRLTNLVIVKSRKLASEAKLLCRDVGGHVEFFP; the protein is encoded by the exons ATGGACGCTTTTGCCCCTGCGCCGAAGGAAGGCTGGTTGTGTTCGACCCAGAGTCCCAGACCGAGACCTTTCGCCCGTCCCGTCCCGAACCCAGACGGAACCAGGTCCATCCCCAAGCGGAGACCTAGCCATGGCAGCTTCTCCGCAGGCGGCCGCCGCCGGCCGTCACGCGCTCAGCCGCGGGGCCGGGCCGCCACGGCCGAGGCTTCGCTCGGCTCTACCGGCGTCGTCGCTCGCCCTCCCGCAACGCGCAG GTCGCTCCTGCCGATTCCAACGGCATTTTGCTCAACATCACGTGTGCGGTTAACTCCATCTGCATCCTTGCCGTCAAGACGAAACTTTGAAGGCTATATTCCTCGCAGCTGCTCGCGTTCATCGTTGCAGATATACACTACCCGGTCATCACCGTTATCTCTCTCGCCATCTTCAGCCCTCATGGTGTCAGCCCAGCTTCCGCCGGCTGATGTAGAGCAGCGGTCAGAGGAGTGGTTTGCTCTGCGCAAGGATAAGCTCACCACAAGCACCTTCAGCACTGCCTTGGGTTTCTGGGCCGGCAACAGACGGTCGGAGCTTTGGAGTGAGAAGGTCTTTGGACCAACAGATGTCAAGTTGGCGGATGCGGCCATGGCTGCCATGGCCTGGGGAACCAATCATGAAAGTATGGCTGTAGGGCAGTACACGAGCATCACAGGACGGTCAGTGGGTTCCCTTGGCTTTGCAGTGCACACCGAGGCTAAGTTGGGGTGGCTCGGAGCTTCACCTGACGGCGTTCTTGGGTGTGACCCCGATGGTGGGATCCTGGAAGTCAAGTGCCCGTACAACAAGGGTAAGCCCGAGCTTGCTCTGCCATGGCGTATCGTGCCATACTACTACATGCCACAGGTGCAGGGGCTGATGGAGATCATGGGCCGAGACTGGGTCGACCTCTACTGCTGGACCCCCAACGGGAGCAGCCTGTTCCGAGTGCCTCGGGACCGCGCATACTGGGAGCTCATCCACGATGTCCTGCGTGAGTTCTGGTGGGGCAACGTGATGCCCTCCCGGGAGCTGGTGCTGCTTGGGAAGGATGCCGAGGCGAGATCTTTTGAGCCACAGCCCAAGCACCGACTGACAAATCTAGTGATAGTTAAGAGCAGGAAACTAGCTTCTGAAGCCAAGTTGTTATGTAGGGATGTTGGTGGCCATGTAGAATTCTTCCCATGA
- the LOC109743683 gene encoding uncharacterized protein isoform X2 has product MAASPQAAAAGRHALSRGAGPPRPRLRSALPASSLALPQRAVSYLFRSLLPIPTAFCSTSRVRLTPSASLPSRRNFEGYIPRSCSRSSLQIYTTRSSPLSLSPSSALMVSAQLPPADVEQRSEEWFALRKDKLTTSTFSTALGFWAGNRRSELWSEKVFGPTDVKLADAAMAAMAWGTNHESMAVGQYTSITGRSVGSLGFAVHTEAKLGWLGASPDGVLGCDPDGGILEVKCPYNKGKPELALPWRIVPYYYMPQVQGLMEIMGRDWVDLYCWTPNGSSLFRVPRDRAYWELIHDVLREFWWGNVMPSRELVLLGKDAEARSFEPQPKHRLTNLVIVKSRKLASEAKLLCRDVGGHVEFFP; this is encoded by the exons ATGGCAGCTTCTCCGCAGGCGGCCGCCGCCGGCCGTCACGCGCTCAGCCGCGGGGCCGGGCCGCCACGGCCGAGGCTTCGCTCGGCTCTACCGGCGTCGTCGCTCGCCCTCCCGCAACGCGCAG TTTCTTATTTGTTCAGGTCGCTCCTGCCGATTCCAACGGCATTTTGCTCAACATCACGTGTGCGGTTAACTCCATCTGCATCCTTGCCGTCAAGACGAAACTTTGAAGGCTATATTCCTCGCAGCTGCTCGCGTTCATCGTTGCAGATATACACTACCCGGTCATCACCGTTATCTCTCTCGCCATCTTCAGCCCTCATGGTGTCAGCCCAGCTTCCGCCGGCTGATGTAGAGCAGCGGTCAGAGGAGTGGTTTGCTCTGCGCAAGGATAAGCTCACCACAAGCACCTTCAGCACTGCCTTGGGTTTCTGGGCCGGCAACAGACGGTCGGAGCTTTGGAGTGAGAAGGTCTTTGGACCAACAGATGTCAAGTTGGCGGATGCGGCCATGGCTGCCATGGCCTGGGGAACCAATCATGAAAGTATGGCTGTAGGGCAGTACACGAGCATCACAGGACGGTCAGTGGGTTCCCTTGGCTTTGCAGTGCACACCGAGGCTAAGTTGGGGTGGCTCGGAGCTTCACCTGACGGCGTTCTTGGGTGTGACCCCGATGGTGGGATCCTGGAAGTCAAGTGCCCGTACAACAAGGGTAAGCCCGAGCTTGCTCTGCCATGGCGTATCGTGCCATACTACTACATGCCACAGGTGCAGGGGCTGATGGAGATCATGGGCCGAGACTGGGTCGACCTCTACTGCTGGACCCCCAACGGGAGCAGCCTGTTCCGAGTGCCTCGGGACCGCGCATACTGGGAGCTCATCCACGATGTCCTGCGTGAGTTCTGGTGGGGCAACGTGATGCCCTCCCGGGAGCTGGTGCTGCTTGGGAAGGATGCCGAGGCGAGATCTTTTGAGCCACAGCCCAAGCACCGACTGACAAATCTAGTGATAGTTAAGAGCAGGAAACTAGCTTCTGAAGCCAAGTTGTTATGTAGGGATGTTGGTGGCCATGTAGAATTCTTCCCATGA
- the LOC109743678 gene encoding uncharacterized protein, with product MCILHRKKHQKKEGVRRRSWRSRRRRIGAQGNLEVIMALNYPSCSFLVSDECSALMRGCGCWSEEASPLSSPGVNSRRWDDFEPDPADLLPADPFGMNLGNTITAAIASCLDLTVMSGAGRFGSSDGGTADLSFYLNHAIAVSRGPSSYLPGGFGRAFEGPFVFGGLYEAGGANCCQGLPPLVSCSRSIVPGEDPSTSGSAALLCRDGVDAMGASCSRPIVPGEDPSTSGSAALLCCEGVDAVGASCSRPIVPGEDPSTSCSAALVCRDGVDAVGASCSRPIVPVEDPSPSGSAALVCCDGVDAVGSAPHDGMMYALAYLGLRDILATEMVCKSLHSWIRSELSWKCIHIEPVLSGKISDPDLLFLTQKIPGDLQCLNINDCINITDNGLNAVLQSNPTLTKLSIARCPRLTLDGLIANLKSFNMKAVSGIKSLRIDKNFNLPKEDYEELLSLLSIDKRQELHNRAPRFRHSNHFLLDCNDGYALDIEMCPICQSYKLVFDCPEVECSDKRSGKCRACEVCIKRCRQCGRCLERNEKFEEKFDLVYLCYKCRGDPASPSLGVEKDLVSILSSGRIPSP from the exons ATGTGCATACTCCATAGAAAAAAACACCAAAAAAAAGAGGgggtgaggaggaggagttggaggagcaggaggaggaggattgGAGCGCAGGGGAATTTGGAGGTTATTATGGCGCTGAATTATCCGTCGTGCTCATTCTTGGTGAGCGACGAGTGCTCTGCCCTGATGAGGGGGTGTGGATGCTGGTCGGAGGAGGCCTCACCCCTCTCGTCCCCAGGGGTCAACTCCAGGCGCTGGGATGATTTCGAGCCCGACCCTGCGGATCTATTGCCTGCGGATCCCTTCGGGATGAACTTGGGGAACACCATCACTGCAGCCATCGCCAGTTGCCTCGACCTCACGGTCATGTCTGGTGCAGGGCGTTTTGGAAGCAGTGACGGTGGCACGGCCGACTTGAGTTTTTACCTGAATCATGCTATTGCCGTCTCCCGGGGGCCATCATCTTACCTCCCGGGTGGCTTCGGGCGTGCTTTTGAGGGGCCCTTTGTGTTTGGAGGCCTTTATGAGGCCGGAGGCGCCAACTGCTGTCAAGGGTTGCCTCCCCTTGTGTCCTGCTCACGCTCAATTGTACCTGGAGAGGATCCATCTACTTCTGGCAGTGCTGCATTGTTGTGCCGTGATGGAGTTGATGCCATGGGAGCGTCCTGCTCACGCCCAATTGTACCTGGAGAGGATCCATCTACTTCTGGCAGTGCTGCATTGTTGTGCTGTGAAGGAGTTGATGCCGTGGGAGCGTCCTGCTCACGGCCAATTGTACCTGGAGAGGATCCATCTACTTCTTGCAGTGCTGCATTGGTGTGCCGTGATGGAGTTGATGCCGTAGGGGCGTCATGCTCACGGCCAATTGTACCCGTAGAGGATCCATCTCCTTCTGGCAGTGCTGCATTGGTGTGCTGTGATGGAGTTGATGCTGTGGGAAGTGCACCACATGACGGGATGATGTACGCTCTTGCCTATCTTGGGCTTCGTGACATCCTAGCTACAGAGATGGTGTGCAAGTCTTTGCATTCGTGGATCCGCAGCGAGTTATCGTGGAAGTGTATCCACATTGAACCGGTATTGAGCGGGAAGATCTCTGATCCTGATCTTCTATTTCTGACACAGAAGATTCCAGGTGATTTGCAGTGTCTAAATATAAATGACTGCATAAATATCACCGACAATGGTTTGAATGCTGTTCTCCAAAGCAATCCGACGTTAACAAAG TTGAGTATTGCACGCTGCCCGCGGTTAACTTTGGATGGCCTTATTGCCAATCTAAAGTCATTTAATATGAAAGCAGTGTCGGGTATTAAGAGCCTCAGAATTGACAAAAACTTCAATTTACCAAAAGAGGATTATGAGGAGTTATTATCCTTGTTGAGCATCGACAAGAGACAGGAGTTGCACAACCGGGCTCCGCGATTCCGTCATTCTAATCATTTTTTATTAGATTGCAATGACGGATATGCTCTTGATATTGAGATGTGCCCCATCTGTCAAAGTTACAAACTTGTTTTTGACTGCCCTGAAGTGGAGTGCAGTGACAAGAGATCTGGCAAATGCCGAGCATGTGAGGTTTGCATCAAGAGATGCCGGCAGTGTGGAAGGTGCTTAGAACGAAATGAGAAGTTTGAAGAGAAATTTGATCTGGTCTACCTTTGCTACAAGTGTCGAGGCGATCCGGCTTCACCATCTCTCGGTGTGGAAAAGGATCTGGTCTCCATTTTATCCAGTGGAAGAATACCTTCTCCTTGA
- the LOC109743680 gene encoding uncharacterized protein, which translates to MSQELVRTAMAAAPGDVPPPLATPALLPQAKRVKEDPSFPQASPVVPAMTAEDWSKWSTLPPDLVRCIGDSLLSTNDLDCYIHFRAVCPGWRAAADDPMSDTSDPRFHPRRWIVLNEDFQSEGKLLLLNTDNGRFVHRKLPLLSDHYVVATTRNGYLVLADKSPPHSASVLNPLTGVVIRFMAPVPPEVGHAAVSLASSALGLTLFGDSSHKIYSAYPDNKSSVVHEAQQAAYVFFRNAVVGGVYSDTIGHAVIVRLCRSLMPPDANHLCFPVALGREMLLVGTAERSFFIFKTDIELSKLEDVDTINNYAIFIGHQRCLAVYADKFIGIEANCIYYTENLGSSARICKCGIKDRKVEKISETADFIKKDKKFVLVADRPSTIIDLLASYTINIPDSRLALQQIP; encoded by the coding sequence ATGTCGCAAGAACTGGTGCGTACGGCAATGGCGGCCGCGCCCGGTGATGTTCCGCCGCCTTTGGCCACTCCTGCTCTTCTTCCGCAGGCCAAAAGGGTTAAGGAAGACCCAAGTTTTCCCCAAGCCTCGCCGGTGGTTCCGGCCATGACGGCGGAAGACTGGTCCAAATGGTCCACACTTCCGCCCGACCTCGTCCGCTGCATCGGCGACTCCCTCCTGTCCACCAACGACCTCGACTGCTACATTCACTTCCGCGCCGTTTGCCCCGGCTGgcgcgccgccgccgacgaccccatGAGCGACACCTCCGACCCCCGCTTCCACCCGCGCCGGTGGATCGTCCTCAACGAGGACTTCCAGAGCGAAGGGAAGCTGCTCCTGCTGAACACTGACAACGGCCGCTTCGTCCATAGAAAGCTCCCGCTGCTCAGCGACCACTACGTCGTAGCCACAACTCGCAATGGCTACTTGGTCCTGGCGGACAAAAGCCCTCCTCACTCTGCAAGCGTCCTCAACCCTCTGACCGGCGTCGTCATCCGTTTCATGGCGCCTGTGCCCCCTGAGGTGGGACACGCTGCTGTCTCCCTTGCCAGCTCTGCCCTCGGGCTCACCTTGTTTGGCGACTCATCTCACAAGATTTACTCGGCCTATCCCGACAACAAGAGTTCCGTCGTCCACGAGGCTCAGCAAGCAGCTTATGTTTTCTTCCGTAATGCGGTCGTGGGTGGTGTCTACTCAGACACTATAGGGCATGCCGTGATTGTCCGTTTATGCAGATCGCTGATGCCTCCAGATGCAAACCACCTTTGTTTTCCAGTGGCTTTGGGTAGAGAAATGCTGCTTGTCGGGACTGCAGAGAGATCGTTCTTTATTTTTAAAACAGACATCGAGTTAAGTAAGCTGGAGGATGTGGACACCATCAACAACTATGCCATTTTCATTGGTCATCAGAGGTGCCTGGCTGTCTATGCTGATAAGTTCATAGGCATTGAGGCAAACTGCATCTACTACACTGAAAATCTGGGTTCGTCCGCTCGTATATGCAAGTGCGGCATCAAGGACAGAAAAGTAGAGAAGATCTCTGAAACTGCCGATTTcatcaagaaggacaagaagtttgTCCTCGTTGCTGACCGTCCTTCGACGATCATCGACCTTCTCGCCAGCTACACCATCAACATCCCGGACTCTCGGCTGGCCTTGCAACAGATTCCATAA